One part of the Glycine soja cultivar W05 chromosome 11, ASM419377v2, whole genome shotgun sequence genome encodes these proteins:
- the LOC114375193 gene encoding 60S ribosomal protein L37a, whose translation MTKRTKKAGIVGKYGTRYGASLRKQIKKMEVSQHSKFFCEFCGKYAVKRKAVGIWGCKDCGKVKAGGAYTLNTASAVTVRSTIRRLREQTEG comes from the exons ATG ACTAAGAGAACGAAGAAAGCAGGCATTGTCGGAAAATATG GTACCCGATATGGTGCTAGTCTGCGGAAGCAGATTAAGAAGATGGAAGTTAGTCAGCATAGCAAATTCTTTTGTGAATTCTGTGGAAAG TATGCTGTGAAGAGGAAGGCTGTGGGAATATGGGGATGCAAGGATTGCGGTAAAGTAAAAGCTGGCGGTGCCTACACTTTGAA TACTGCGAGTGCTGTCACTGTGCGCAGCACCATCCGGAGGTTGAGGGAACAAACTGAGGGTTGA
- the LOC114376795 gene encoding casein kinase II subunit beta-1-like gives MYRERGGVGSKSEVTSVDRKRINDVLDKQLERSSPSTSRAAGAINGKDRSSSSLLAAAKDSRSASVTAPISKNSNASDEESETDSEESDVSGSDGDDTSWISWFCNLRGNEFFCEVDDDYIQDDFNLCGLSSQVPYYDYALDLILDVESSHGDMFTEEQNELIESAAEMLYGLIHARYILTSKGMAAMLDKYKNYDFGRCPRVYCSGQPCIPVGQSDIPRSSTVKIYCPRCEDIYYPRSKYQGNIDGAYFGTTFPHLFLMTYGQLKPQKPSQSYVPRVFGFKLHKP, from the exons ATGTACAGAGAGCGAGGAGGCGTCGGATCCAAATCGGAGGTAACTTCCGTTGATCGGAAGCGAATCAATGACGTCCTCGATAAACAGCTCGAACGATCCTCGCCGTCCACATCCAGAGCCGCCGGCGCCATCAACGGCAAGGACCGCTCCTCCTCTTCCCTCTTAGCCGCCGCCAAGGACTCCCGCTCCGCCTCCGTCACCGCCCCTATCTCCAAGAATTCCAACGCTTCCGACG AGGAATCTGAAACAGACAGCGAGGAGTCTGATGTTAGTGGCTCCGACGGAGATGACACGTCGTGGATCTCGTGGTTCTGCAATTTGAGAGGAAATGAATTCTTCTGCGAGGTTGATGACGATTACATCCAGGACGACTTCAACCTCTGTGGATTGAGCAGTCAAGTGCCTTACTATGATTATGCTCTGGATTTGATTTTGGATGTTGAATCCTCTCATG GTGACATGTTTACCGAGGAACAGAATGAGTTAATTGAATCAGCAGCCGAGATGCTTTATGGTCTGATTCATGCCCGGTACATATTGACAAGCAAAGGAATGGCTGCAATG CTCGACAAGTACAAGAACTATGATTTTGGCAGATGCCCACGAGTTTACTGCTCTGGACAACCTTGTATTCCAGTTGGTCAGTCAGACATCCCTAGGTCTAGTACTGTGAAAATATACTGCCCTCGGTGTGAAGACATTTACTATCCTCGGTCCAAGTATCAAGGCA ACATTGATGGAGCTTATTTTGGAACTACGTTTCCTCATCTGTTCTTGATGACTTATGGACAACTAAAGCCACAGAAACCATCACAGAGCTATGTCCCGAGAGTTTTTGGCTTCAAACTTCACAAGCCCTGA